From a region of the Vaginimicrobium propionicum genome:
- the hemG gene encoding protoporphyrinogen oxidase produces MRVAVVGGGITGLAAAWEAAIDGQQVIVFDEKQFGGKIKTIRNNDFLIESGPDSFVSYRPAMLKLIDEIGASDQVIPTLGTRKVTIRAHGRMHPIPKGMNGVLPTKLVPFITTGILSPTDKLRASLDLVLPRILNADDMSIGAFLRKRLGNGIASKFADPFIGGIYGASVDELSIDAVLPSLRVNEREYRSLMLAALAAGKTAKKHPPRSGSVFRTLKSGLEDLIDRLVTELRNRGVTLADHTPVVAVSESFVRLADGTQHEVDGVILAGGVASSATLLRPDYPEVAAILDSIPTASTNVVTLSYDSSAFAGKTVSHGWLEADQAPVSGVTISSAKFPGRAPDDVVLARAFVPDRVGKIAKASEHELTRAVIDHIAKVTHTSHQPNHVWVSRWSKVMPKYLVGHLDRVAGVEDGLAKTRLRVAGSALNGVGLPDCVKDGRKKMRELIG; encoded by the coding sequence GTGCGGGTAGCGGTTGTCGGAGGGGGAATAACGGGTTTAGCTGCCGCCTGGGAGGCGGCGATTGACGGCCAACAAGTCATCGTTTTTGACGAAAAACAATTCGGCGGCAAAATCAAAACCATTCGCAATAATGACTTCCTCATTGAGAGCGGGCCGGATTCTTTCGTTAGCTATCGCCCCGCAATGTTGAAGTTAATCGACGAGATAGGGGCTAGTGACCAAGTTATTCCCACCCTAGGGACACGTAAGGTCACCATCCGCGCACATGGACGGATGCACCCTATTCCTAAGGGCATGAATGGTGTTTTACCAACAAAATTAGTTCCCTTTATTACTACCGGCATCCTTTCACCCACCGATAAACTGCGTGCAAGCCTCGACCTGGTTCTGCCGCGCATTCTGAATGCGGACGATATGTCAATCGGAGCTTTCTTGCGTAAACGTTTAGGTAACGGCATCGCTTCTAAATTCGCCGACCCATTCATCGGTGGTATCTACGGAGCTAGCGTTGACGAGCTATCCATAGACGCTGTTTTGCCGAGCCTTCGAGTTAATGAACGCGAGTACAGGTCGTTAATGCTGGCCGCCTTAGCAGCGGGCAAGACGGCCAAGAAACACCCACCAAGATCGGGCAGCGTTTTTCGCACGCTTAAATCTGGTCTTGAAGATTTAATTGATCGGCTAGTGACCGAGTTGAGGAACCGCGGAGTAACACTGGCAGATCACACCCCTGTCGTGGCGGTATCCGAAAGTTTTGTGCGACTAGCTGACGGCACCCAGCATGAAGTAGACGGTGTGATTCTGGCGGGCGGGGTGGCCTCTTCAGCTACTTTATTGCGTCCTGACTATCCAGAAGTGGCAGCAATTTTAGATAGCATCCCAACTGCCTCTACCAATGTAGTTACGCTGTCTTATGACAGCTCCGCTTTCGCGGGTAAAACGGTCAGCCACGGCTGGTTGGAGGCCGACCAAGCCCCAGTGTCTGGGGTAACAATCTCATCAGCTAAATTTCCTGGGCGCGCACCCGATGACGTCGTCCTAGCTCGGGCTTTCGTCCCTGATCGGGTGGGAAAAATCGCCAAAGCGTCAGAGCATGAGTTAACCCGAGCCGTGATTGACCATATTGCGAAAGTTACCCACACTAGTCACCAACCTAACCACGTGTGGGTCTCACGTTGGTCGAAGGTGATGCCAAAATATTTAGTTGGCCATTTAGATCGGGTGGCTGGGGTTGAAGATGGCTTAGCTAAGACTCGTCTACGGGTTGCCGGTTCGGCCTTGAACGGTGTTGGCTTACCTGATTGCGTCAAGGATGGACGTAAAAAAATGCGGGAACTAATAGGTTAG
- a CDS encoding ferrochelatase codes for MSDAIMLLAFGGPESMAEVRPFLTQVSQGAKIPLARLATVAKHYEHFDGYSPLNKQNRDLAKALNQALALRGHNIQVLVGNRHGSNRFREVLEDLSSSGAHDILAVATTPFTCYSACRQYRENLAEASAGLNMKIAKVPNYFDMPGLVEAQARLLAGSLVGWDPTLIFTTHSIPTAGSEEYLAQHSKLCQLVSHRAGELLGTEAPTWRLVFQSRSGNPHTPWLEPDICDVVDELADGGVRDVLIDPIGFLSDHMEVLWDLDTEASAKAKGYGMNFRRVPTVGTHPVFVGGLADLIVQYLEASELVKVEEPDPAEIACYRPALNS; via the coding sequence ATGAGCGATGCAATCATGTTGTTGGCTTTCGGCGGGCCAGAGTCGATGGCTGAGGTACGCCCATTTCTGACTCAAGTTAGTCAAGGCGCAAAAATTCCGCTGGCTAGATTGGCGACAGTTGCTAAACATTATGAGCATTTCGACGGGTACTCTCCGTTGAATAAGCAAAATCGTGACTTAGCTAAAGCTCTTAACCAAGCCCTTGCGCTGCGCGGCCACAACATCCAGGTTTTAGTAGGAAACCGGCATGGTAGTAATCGATTCCGCGAGGTGCTAGAAGATCTTTCATCTTCCGGAGCGCACGATATTCTTGCCGTTGCGACTACGCCTTTCACTTGTTATTCGGCTTGTCGGCAGTATCGAGAGAACCTAGCTGAGGCCAGCGCCGGGCTAAACATGAAAATAGCTAAGGTGCCAAATTATTTCGATATGCCAGGTCTAGTTGAAGCTCAGGCTCGACTACTGGCAGGCTCGTTAGTTGGTTGGGATCCGACGCTGATTTTCACTACTCATTCGATACCGACTGCCGGATCTGAAGAATATTTGGCACAGCATTCTAAGCTGTGCCAACTGGTTAGCCACCGCGCCGGCGAATTATTGGGCACTGAGGCACCCACGTGGCGGTTAGTGTTCCAATCCCGCTCTGGTAATCCTCATACTCCCTGGTTAGAGCCCGATATCTGTGATGTGGTGGATGAGCTTGCGGATGGTGGGGTACGCGATGTGTTAATTGATCCGATAGGTTTCTTATCCGACCACATGGAGGTGCTTTGGGATTTAGATACCGAAGCCAGCGCCAAAGCCAAAGGGTACGGGATGAACTTTAGGCGGGTACCCACTGTTGGCACTCACCCAGTATTTGTTGGCGGGTTAGCTGATTTAATCGTGCAATATTTGGAGGCGTCTGAGCTAGTCAAGGTTGAGGAGCCAGACCCTGCAGAAATAGCTTGTTATAGACCCGCTCTTAATAGTTAA
- the hemB gene encoding porphobilinogen synthase — MITFDDERFSPVIRPRRLRASTAIRRLVAENSLRPADMVLPIFAAEGLTDPRPISSLPGVVQHCETSYKDAVQAAWEAGIGAIMPFGVPLAKDAIGSGAIEPDGILAKACRWAKEVCPEIVVIADLCLDEFTDHGHCGVLAADGSVDNDATLRQYARMGVTLADAGADFLGASGMMDGQIGALRASLDQTGHLSTGLLAYSAKYASAFFGPFRQAVQSSLKGDRKTYQQDPANSREAIREVMLDVDEGADIIMVKPALAYLDIVAATRALVDLPVAAYVVSGEYAMIEYAAAKDAFDRKRVILEALTSVKRAGANIIANYWAIEVARWLKEG, encoded by the coding sequence ATGATTACTTTTGATGATGAACGTTTCAGTCCAGTAATTCGTCCTAGACGTTTGCGCGCTAGTACCGCGATTCGTCGACTAGTGGCTGAGAATTCACTTCGGCCAGCCGATATGGTGTTACCAATTTTCGCCGCTGAAGGATTGACTGATCCTCGCCCGATTTCGTCACTGCCTGGAGTAGTTCAACATTGTGAAACTTCTTATAAAGATGCCGTGCAGGCGGCTTGGGAGGCAGGTATTGGTGCCATCATGCCTTTCGGCGTCCCGCTGGCTAAAGATGCCATTGGTTCTGGCGCTATAGAGCCAGACGGGATTTTAGCGAAGGCTTGTCGCTGGGCTAAAGAGGTTTGCCCTGAAATAGTGGTTATCGCCGATCTTTGTTTAGACGAATTTACCGACCACGGTCATTGTGGGGTTTTAGCTGCTGACGGCAGCGTCGATAATGATGCAACTTTGCGTCAATACGCCCGTATGGGGGTAACTCTTGCGGATGCTGGCGCAGATTTTCTGGGAGCCTCCGGCATGATGGATGGCCAAATTGGCGCACTTAGAGCTAGCCTCGACCAAACTGGGCACCTTAGTACCGGCTTGCTCGCTTATTCAGCCAAGTATGCCTCAGCTTTCTTTGGCCCCTTTAGGCAAGCTGTCCAATCTAGCCTTAAGGGTGACCGAAAAACTTATCAACAAGACCCGGCTAATTCGCGTGAGGCTATCCGCGAAGTAATGTTGGACGTTGATGAGGGTGCCGACATTATTATGGTCAAACCTGCGTTGGCTTACCTCGACATTGTTGCCGCCACTAGGGCTTTGGTAGATCTGCCAGTGGCTGCTTACGTGGTTTCCGGCGAATACGCGATGATTGAGTACGCTGCCGCGAAAGATGCATTTGACCGTAAACGGGTGATTTTGGAGGCACTGACTAGCGTCAAACGGGCGGGAGCCAACATTATTGCTAATTATTGGGCGATTGAAGTTGCTCGCTGGCTCAAGGAGGGCTAA
- the hemL gene encoding glutamate-1-semialdehyde 2,1-aminomutase — MKDGLSQELFSRALQAMPGGVSSPVRAYGAVGGTPRFAASAHGAYITDVDSNTYVDLVGTWGPAIVGHTHPAVVERVSREVARCTSFGAPCVPELELAEAIKSRVMPVERVRFTSSGTEAVMTAVRLARAVTGREKIIKFAGCYHGHSDSLLVAAGSGAATLGNPDSPGVTRGTAADTIVIEYGDLESVEKALAGGDIACVLTEAVPANMGVIPPKAGFNKALRELTKAHGALFIFDEVLTGFRCSKAGWWGLEGANEGWAPDLFTFGKVIGGGFPLAAVGGQAAVMDQLSPAGPVYQAGTLSGNPIAASAGIATLDLLDDDAYLKLSTAADKIVNVLAAELSSAGIPHTINQAASLFSVFFTAGPVTNFKQSRGQDTKAFAKFFHTLLDNKVWMAPSSFEAWFVSTCLGETELDIVASAIHEAAQAAK, encoded by the coding sequence ATGAAAGACGGGCTAAGTCAAGAGCTATTTTCCAGAGCGTTGCAGGCTATGCCGGGCGGGGTTTCTTCCCCCGTTCGAGCCTACGGTGCGGTTGGTGGTACGCCAAGGTTTGCAGCCAGCGCTCACGGCGCCTACATAACTGACGTTGACTCTAATACTTATGTTGATTTGGTTGGCACTTGGGGGCCAGCGATTGTTGGTCACACTCACCCAGCGGTGGTCGAGCGCGTTAGCCGAGAGGTCGCCCGCTGCACATCTTTTGGGGCTCCATGCGTGCCGGAATTAGAGCTAGCTGAAGCTATAAAGTCTCGGGTGATGCCAGTCGAACGCGTGCGGTTCACCTCCAGCGGCACTGAAGCCGTTATGACGGCAGTACGACTAGCCAGAGCCGTAACCGGACGCGAGAAAATTATTAAATTTGCCGGTTGCTATCACGGGCATTCTGATTCCCTGCTGGTGGCTGCTGGATCTGGGGCCGCCACATTAGGTAACCCAGACTCTCCTGGGGTGACTCGCGGTACGGCTGCAGACACCATCGTTATTGAATATGGGGATTTGGAGAGCGTCGAGAAAGCTTTAGCTGGCGGCGATATCGCTTGCGTGCTAACCGAGGCAGTGCCTGCAAATATGGGGGTCATTCCCCCTAAAGCTGGCTTCAACAAGGCACTTCGCGAATTAACCAAGGCCCACGGCGCGTTATTCATTTTTGATGAAGTGCTCACCGGATTTAGGTGTTCAAAAGCTGGCTGGTGGGGTCTAGAGGGCGCTAACGAGGGCTGGGCGCCGGACTTATTTACTTTCGGAAAAGTTATCGGTGGCGGGTTCCCACTAGCTGCTGTTGGCGGTCAGGCGGCCGTCATGGATCAGCTCTCGCCTGCAGGTCCGGTCTACCAAGCCGGCACACTGTCTGGTAATCCAATCGCAGCCAGCGCAGGTATAGCCACCCTTGACCTGCTAGATGATGATGCCTATCTAAAATTGTCTACGGCCGCAGACAAAATAGTTAACGTTTTGGCTGCCGAATTGAGTAGCGCAGGTATCCCACACACTATTAACCAGGCAGCAAGCCTATTCAGCGTGTTCTTTACTGCTGGCCCAGTCACCAATTTCAAACAGTCACGTGGCCAAGACACTAAAGCTTTCGCTAAGTTCTTCCACACTTTGTTAGACAATAAGGTCTGGATGGCACCAAGCTCTTTTGAAGCCTGGTTCGTCTCGACCTGTTTAGGTGAAACTGAATTAGATATCGTGGCTTCAGCTATCCACGAGGCTGCGCAAGCTGCGAAATAA
- a CDS encoding S49 family peptidase — MSNQPENNAPQQPQFQPGQPINQSSSGTHYQQQPNPAATPHQAQSYPPSLNKPQFTPYGQSGKAKKGNFARGFGAGFGFSIGAGVIAVVISLISALAMVGLGSALGSMASGANLDTTETIWGADSAKNKMLAINISGVIQADSGDAFSQATYGYEVADQIDKLDGDEYQGLVLLMDTPGGSITGARAIADSVVRYQERTGHKVLAYVQSMSASGGMFSMAPADLIIADYGTLIGSIGVIMGPLSYYKDVTAITGSILSSGVEAGQISQEYLTQGKGKDFGNPFREITEEERANYTHGIEVEYKNFVNYVAEHRNIEPEYIINTLGAFMFDAETAVDNGLVDSVAHRDDAFKQAAELNDLDASDTKVVANTIPSSLARFFGAENRVYGHNVPMSINDGKIATTSICVGAPSVLAYTGDIQSVCGK, encoded by the coding sequence GTGAGCAATCAGCCTGAAAATAATGCTCCCCAGCAACCGCAGTTTCAGCCTGGTCAGCCAATTAACCAGTCAAGCTCAGGCACGCATTACCAGCAACAACCTAATCCTGCTGCCACCCCGCATCAGGCTCAGAGCTATCCCCCAAGCTTAAATAAGCCGCAATTTACCCCTTACGGTCAATCTGGCAAGGCCAAGAAAGGTAATTTTGCTCGCGGTTTCGGAGCCGGCTTTGGGTTTTCGATAGGTGCCGGCGTCATCGCCGTGGTGATCTCGTTGATATCTGCTTTGGCGATGGTCGGCTTAGGCAGCGCTCTTGGATCAATGGCCTCCGGGGCCAATCTTGACACCACTGAAACGATATGGGGTGCAGATAGCGCAAAGAATAAGATGCTTGCCATCAATATTTCTGGCGTTATCCAGGCTGATAGCGGAGACGCATTTAGCCAAGCAACATATGGTTACGAAGTGGCCGACCAGATAGACAAACTTGATGGTGACGAATACCAAGGCCTAGTGCTACTAATGGACACCCCAGGCGGTTCCATTACTGGGGCTAGAGCCATCGCAGACTCGGTAGTGCGTTACCAGGAACGTACCGGTCACAAAGTGTTGGCCTATGTGCAGTCAATGTCAGCTTCCGGCGGCATGTTCTCCATGGCTCCGGCCGACCTAATTATTGCTGACTACGGAACACTGATTGGCTCTATAGGCGTGATTATGGGCCCATTGTCCTATTACAAGGACGTAACTGCTATTACTGGCAGCATCTTGTCTTCTGGTGTGGAAGCTGGCCAAATCAGTCAAGAATATTTGACCCAGGGCAAGGGTAAAGATTTTGGTAATCCATTCCGTGAGATTACTGAAGAGGAACGCGCCAATTACACCCACGGAATCGAAGTTGAATATAAGAATTTTGTTAACTATGTGGCCGAGCATCGTAATATCGAGCCAGAGTACATCATTAACACACTCGGGGCTTTCATGTTTGATGCTGAAACTGCTGTTGACAATGGGTTAGTCGATTCAGTGGCCCACCGCGACGACGCCTTCAAACAAGCAGCTGAACTCAATGATCTCGATGCCAGTGACACCAAGGTGGTAGCGAATACTATTCCAAGCTCACTGGCTCGCTTCTTCGGTGCCGAGAATCGGGTTTACGGGCATAACGTGCCGATGTCGATCAATGACGGCAAGATCGCTACCACTTCAATTTGTGTTGGTGCCCCTAGCGTACTCGCATATACCGGCGACATTCAGTCGGTTTGTGGCAAATAG
- a CDS encoding metallophosphoesterase — protein MRRSVKFIHTADWQIGMTRHFLSSGVQGEFSGDRVNTIRRIGEVAKSCGAEFVLTCGDVFESNRIPGRDIAQALDAMREVELPIYLLPGNHDTLGPNSIYDSTDFTSKCPSNVIVLRESGQYIIRDGLELLAAPWVTKHPGADPLSGLSELLENLTADGTIRIVVGHGMLEELEPDKSKPDAIRRGRLDEALARGAIDYVALGDRHIRWPADDSGAIHYSGTHEATQYQEKERGQVLEVTIDDSLRIVHHQVGQWQFKQLHFDLTSADDLVLMANELAEVSRPNRTILKIQLTGALTIAQAAKLDELLADQSNRFAALETRCNSGQLIIKPGQEEFGDIEADGYLRESIDELTDLAGTGDESASQALRLLYQILQSEGLV, from the coding sequence ATGAGACGATCAGTCAAGTTCATTCACACTGCGGACTGGCAAATTGGGATGACTAGGCATTTCCTATCCTCTGGTGTCCAGGGTGAGTTCAGCGGAGATCGCGTAAACACTATTAGGCGCATCGGCGAGGTTGCTAAGAGCTGCGGCGCAGAATTCGTCCTGACTTGTGGGGATGTTTTTGAATCAAACCGTATTCCTGGACGCGATATTGCTCAGGCGTTAGACGCTATGCGTGAGGTTGAACTTCCTATCTACCTACTGCCCGGAAATCATGACACACTCGGGCCTAATTCCATCTATGACTCAACTGATTTCACTTCAAAATGTCCCTCTAATGTGATTGTGCTTAGAGAATCAGGGCAATACATCATCAGGGATGGTCTCGAGCTACTAGCTGCACCCTGGGTTACTAAACACCCAGGAGCTGACCCGCTGTCAGGGTTGAGCGAGTTACTTGAAAATTTAACGGCCGACGGCACTATTCGCATAGTAGTTGGCCACGGCATGCTTGAAGAGTTAGAACCGGACAAATCAAAACCAGACGCTATTAGACGTGGCCGACTAGATGAGGCTTTGGCTCGCGGCGCTATCGACTATGTAGCTTTGGGTGATCGTCATATTCGCTGGCCAGCAGACGATTCGGGGGCTATTCACTATTCCGGCACTCATGAGGCCACCCAATATCAGGAAAAAGAACGCGGACAAGTGCTAGAAGTCACCATCGATGACAGCTTGCGGATAGTTCATCACCAGGTTGGGCAATGGCAATTCAAGCAGCTTCATTTCGATCTAACTTCTGCCGACGACTTGGTGTTAATGGCTAATGAACTAGCCGAAGTTTCCAGACCGAACAGAACTATTTTGAAAATACAGTTAACGGGGGCTCTGACCATCGCCCAAGCTGCAAAATTAGATGAATTGTTGGCTGACCAGTCAAACCGATTCGCAGCTCTCGAAACCCGCTGCAACAGCGGTCAACTGATAATAAAACCCGGCCAAGAAGAATTTGGCGACATTGAGGCTGATGGCTATCTACGAGAGAGTATTGACGAGTTGACAGATCTAGCTGGTACAGGCGATGAATCTGCTTCACAAGCTTTGCGTCTGCTCTATCAGATCCTTCAAAGCGAGGGGCTAGTATGA
- a CDS encoding AAA family ATPase, which translates to MRLHRLELHNVKGIEHQVVDFADQSVTVISGANETGKSTLVEAFTRLLDTKYTSNAKTIKVLRPKTRDAVPKVSAEFTIGTDRVEVVKEFSGSASAKMTLKYVSGSKRGNSLTAGEAEDELQALLAHTDQALWSALNEFSTDPFKQMPLTSSNALTAALRKAAGLASSNNDTSVITQAKRERDKFFTAQKGNPTGDYARLINDLNQSKNQLDLARKRIKEIEETENNLSKEQSRATQLSQDLAQAKEHLAKVNENQAQIIQAQQKADEAQAQVTQVHTAQRLCQSEYDQRQGLIKDEEHIRNELDEIEKQIKDLKSQLAQAKSELEKAETRVKDANKHQNNCEEAWNLAATCSQFLRLKTELAKAENQLKDHAANRSQLTKIEASLESEPIKKGVGEYLVAEIVQASGELKAAEAALKAASTKLRIKRLGKAKELIIDGEAMQITESSDVEITGESTVVVPDSWQFNFVVGESLQYREKVSQARLRYQEALAAAGAESLEQAQKRLNAVTKATYEADAIRKQLTSIDADELTTRVRDLREQISDLATQCQPSVSLTEAIEEEKLAKTKLDSARQLCLSAVEKHKKLDEHRQTIVSELSRLLGIQDGKTGQAELVAKQLASARETVPDQKLTDDLDQANLNLAKAQEIKAAADKKLAALDVEECQQNLKSCEQAVISTEKNLKECHEAVNTLKGQLIGLRAKSCQQDLDEAETKYQSLELAHERITIKAKAARLLYETLAANLAKAQSAYQLPFGAAINKLGARVYDDPDFAVRLADDLTITARTLGGLEINFEQLSAGAKEQLLILAKLAAAMLVDTDDGVPVFLDDELGHTDPDRAREIASEIGKAGQGTQLIILTSNAGRYAELTNRKDIKIS; encoded by the coding sequence ATGAGGTTGCATCGGCTAGAGCTCCATAATGTCAAAGGCATTGAGCACCAGGTTGTTGATTTCGCTGATCAATCAGTAACGGTAATTTCGGGCGCTAACGAAACCGGCAAATCAACGCTAGTTGAGGCGTTTACCAGGCTACTTGACACTAAATACACCTCCAACGCCAAGACGATAAAGGTGCTGCGTCCAAAAACACGTGATGCTGTGCCCAAAGTGTCGGCTGAGTTCACTATCGGCACTGACCGAGTGGAAGTGGTTAAGGAATTTTCTGGTTCCGCTAGCGCAAAGATGACGTTGAAATACGTGTCTGGCTCGAAACGCGGAAATTCTTTAACCGCAGGCGAGGCAGAAGATGAGCTACAAGCATTATTAGCTCATACAGATCAGGCCTTGTGGTCCGCGTTAAATGAGTTCAGTACAGATCCTTTCAAACAGATGCCACTGACCTCGTCCAATGCTTTGACAGCAGCCTTACGCAAAGCCGCTGGCTTGGCCAGTAGTAATAACGACACTTCGGTGATTACGCAGGCTAAACGCGAACGAGATAAATTTTTTACCGCTCAAAAAGGTAATCCGACTGGCGATTACGCTCGGTTAATCAATGACTTGAATCAGTCTAAAAACCAGTTAGATCTTGCCCGGAAAAGAATTAAAGAAATTGAAGAAACCGAGAACAACTTATCTAAGGAACAAAGCCGAGCAACCCAGTTATCGCAAGATTTAGCTCAAGCAAAAGAACATCTGGCTAAGGTTAACGAAAACCAGGCGCAAATAATCCAAGCTCAGCAAAAAGCCGACGAAGCACAAGCCCAAGTCACTCAGGTACATACTGCCCAACGGCTATGCCAAAGCGAATATGACCAGCGGCAAGGATTAATAAAAGACGAAGAGCATATTCGCAACGAGCTGGACGAGATTGAAAAACAGATTAAAGACCTTAAATCTCAACTGGCTCAGGCTAAATCTGAGCTAGAAAAGGCTGAAACTAGAGTTAAGGACGCTAATAAGCACCAAAACAACTGCGAAGAAGCTTGGAATCTAGCCGCCACCTGTAGCCAGTTTTTAAGACTAAAGACTGAGCTAGCAAAAGCCGAGAACCAGCTTAAAGACCACGCCGCTAACCGTTCACAGTTAACCAAAATAGAAGCGAGTTTAGAATCGGAACCAATAAAAAAGGGTGTCGGAGAATATTTAGTAGCCGAAATCGTCCAAGCTAGCGGTGAGCTAAAAGCCGCAGAAGCTGCCTTAAAAGCAGCTAGCACCAAATTGCGAATTAAGCGCCTCGGTAAGGCTAAAGAGTTAATCATTGACGGCGAAGCCATGCAGATAACCGAAAGTAGCGACGTAGAAATTACAGGAGAATCCACCGTTGTCGTCCCTGATAGTTGGCAATTCAATTTCGTTGTTGGTGAATCATTGCAGTACCGCGAAAAAGTGAGCCAGGCTCGCCTTCGCTACCAAGAAGCTCTAGCAGCGGCTGGAGCAGAAAGCCTTGAACAGGCTCAGAAACGACTTAATGCAGTGACTAAGGCCACATATGAAGCTGACGCCATAAGAAAACAGCTCACTTCAATCGACGCAGATGAATTAACGACTCGTGTTCGAGATCTACGTGAACAGATCTCTGATCTAGCCACCCAATGTCAACCCAGTGTCAGCTTGACTGAGGCTATTGAAGAAGAAAAGCTCGCCAAAACCAAACTAGATTCGGCTCGCCAACTATGCCTAAGCGCTGTTGAAAAGCACAAAAAACTTGATGAGCATCGCCAAACTATAGTCAGCGAGCTAAGCAGATTACTCGGCATCCAGGACGGAAAGACTGGCCAAGCTGAATTAGTAGCCAAACAACTAGCTAGCGCCCGCGAAACAGTACCAGATCAGAAGTTAACCGATGACCTCGACCAAGCAAACCTAAATCTTGCTAAAGCTCAAGAGATAAAGGCTGCTGCAGATAAGAAGTTGGCAGCCCTTGACGTTGAGGAATGCCAGCAGAATCTTAAGAGTTGCGAACAGGCTGTTATAAGCACTGAAAAGAACCTCAAAGAGTGTCATGAGGCAGTTAACACCCTGAAGGGCCAACTAATTGGGTTGCGTGCCAAGTCTTGTCAACAAGATCTTGATGAAGCTGAAACGAAATATCAAAGTCTTGAATTAGCCCATGAACGAATAACAATAAAGGCTAAAGCGGCAAGGTTACTTTATGAGACGCTGGCCGCTAATTTAGCTAAAGCCCAAAGCGCCTACCAACTCCCGTTTGGTGCGGCCATAAACAAGCTGGGGGCAAGGGTTTATGATGATCCAGATTTCGCAGTCAGATTAGCCGATGACTTGACGATAACCGCACGCACTTTGGGCGGCCTTGAGATAAATTTCGAGCAACTATCTGCTGGAGCTAAAGAGCAACTGCTTATTTTGGCAAAACTAGCAGCCGCCATGCTGGTAGATACTGATGATGGGGTGCCAGTGTTCTTGGACGACGAATTAGGCCACACTGATCCTGATAGGGCGCGCGAGATAGCTAGCGAAATTGGCAAAGCTGGCCAAGGCACTCAACTGATTATTTTGACTTCTAACGCCGGTCGGTACGCTGAGCTAACCAACCGCAAAGACATTAAAATCAGCTAG